One Streptomyces umbrinus genomic window, GGCCGAGTTCCCCGGCCACCTCGACCAGGAAGGGTTCTCCCTTACGGTCCAGCTCCTGTACGCGCCCGAGCACCGCCTCGACGTACGGCCAGGCCTGCCCCTGTTCCGCGGCCTCCTCGGCGGCCTGGGCGGCGGCGAAGGCGTGCTTGTGCTTCTCCAGCGGGAAGTGCCGCAGCCGCAGCTCCAGCCGGTCGCCGTAGCGGGCGCGCAGCGCGCGCAGGTCGTCGAGGGCGCCACGGCAGTCCGGGCACTGCAGTTCGCACCAGACGTCCAGGACGGGGGCGGCGGGGCGTGCGGGGGAGGAGTCGCTCATGAGTCTCAGTCTTCCAGCCGAGGCTCCAGCGGCCCAACCGGGACCTTCCGCCACGGGGATTTACCGCCACCGGGACCTTCCGCCCCTGAGCGAACCCCGGACCACTCCTGATCGCGTACGGGGGCCGGGCCCTGAGGAGGAGCCGACCCGGAGATGTCCCTGAGGTCTGCCCGGACCATGGCATACCGGGCAGCGGGCGGTGCAGGATGGAAGGGACGAATCTGACCCTGCTCGCCCCAGCCATGTCTGGAGGACCGGATGATTGCCGAGACCGTCTGTTCCGCTGTCGCCGCGGCCGGCCTGGGCATCGCCGCGGTCACCGCGTACCGCAAGCGTTTCCTCATGGCGGTCCGCCTCACCGCGTACTCGCTGGTCCCCCTCGGTCTGGTGATGACCGGGGCCGTCGAATGGGCGGCGGAGACCGCCTTCAGCCCGATGGCCTGGGCGGGCTTCGGAGTGCTCGGCGGGGCCTGGCTGCTCTTCATGACCTCGCGCGCGGTGGAGCGGCGCACCGGCGGGACCCGCAAGGAGCGCAAGGCCGCCCGGGCCGCACAGCGCGAGGCGGTGGCCCCCGCGGCCTCGGCACCCTCGCTCGGCGCGGCACCGGCCACCCGCCAGGCGGCCCGACCCGCCGCCAAGCCCCGCAAGGCCGAGCAGGGGGAGGACTTCAGCGACATCGAGGCCATCCTCAAGAAGCACGGCATATGAAACGGCACGGCATATGACGCTCTGAAACGACACAGTTGCTCGGGTGCTGCAGGCACCTATCCCAGATCGTGGACCGCTGTGTCACGGATTTCGGCTAACTCCCCCATAATCCGGGCGTGTTGATCGCGTAGGGCCAGTCCGCTGCGCCATCATCGCCGCGAGATGCTGGACACAACACAGAGCGACACCGCTGCCCCTTCCGAGGAGCCGCGGGGTTGTCTCTTCGCGCTTTCCCAGCCACCGCTGATGATCTTCCTTGCGGTGATCGGCTGTCTGCTGCTCATGGCTTCGCTGCACGATCTGCTGCTGCTCTGAGCCGTACGCGGAGTCCCTGGCGCCACCCGCCGAGGACTCCGTCAGCCCGCCGCCTCCTTGCGACGCGCCCGGTAGGCGGCCACATGCAGACGGTTTCCGCAGGTGCGGCTGTCGCAGTAGCGGCGGGAGCGGTTGCGGGAGAGATCGACGAAGGCGCGCCTGCAGTCCGGTGCCTCACAGCGGCGCAGCCGCTCCTGTTCGCCCGCCACCACGAAGAACGCCAGGGCCATGCCGCAGTCGGCGGCGAGATGGTCTGCGACGGACGCGCCCGGCGCGAAGTAGTGCACGTGCCAGTCGTAGCCGTCGTGATCCGTGAGACGCGGAGTGGTGCCCGCGGCGGCGACCAGCTCGTTGATGAGCGCGGCGGCGGCCCGGGGATCCGTGCCCGCGAAGACTCCGGCGAAACGCGTGCGGATCTTGCGCACCGCCGAGAGATCGAGCTCGGACAGGGTGCCGACATCGCTGATGTCGTGGTTCCGTACGAAATCGTGCAGGGCTGGGAGGTTTGCGAGCCCGTCCGCCGTGTCGTCCTCCGGTGCGGTGTTCACCAGATCTACCACGGCGTCGAGGGCGCACCGGGTGTCGTGGGTGATCAGCACATTTCGCTCCCTGGCCTGGGGGTCGGGCGGCTGCCCGCCGATGCTGGCCGATGCTAGCCGCTTACCGACCCGGGGGACGGGCTCAGTCCCGGCGGACGGCCTCCGGGCACGGGCCGACAGCATCCGCGCGGGACCGCCACGGACGTCTGCGCAGGCGCATGCACAGGCGCCGCCACCATGAACATCCATGGTGGCGGCGCCTGTGCATGCGCCATATGCGGTTGTCTGAGCCCGAGCCGTCTCCCCGAGTGGACGGCGCCGGGCGGCTTGGTGCGGAGTCTCGTCCTAGCTTTCGGCCAGGATGTGCGAGAGCTCCGTGTCGAGATCGAAGTGCCGGTGTTCCGTGCCAGGGGGCACGGCGGCGTCTGTTCGCTTCAGGAACGACTCCAGGGCCCTCGCCGGGGCCTCGAGCAGGGCCTCTCCCTCCGGAGAGCTCAGGGCGATGCACACGACGCCCTGACCGTGGCTGCGCGACGGCCAG contains:
- a CDS encoding CGNR zinc finger domain-containing protein, with the protein product MLITHDTRCALDAVVDLVNTAPEDDTADGLANLPALHDFVRNHDISDVGTLSELDLSAVRKIRTRFAGVFAGTDPRAAAALINELVAAAGTTPRLTDHDGYDWHVHYFAPGASVADHLAADCGMALAFFVVAGEQERLRRCEAPDCRRAFVDLSRNRSRRYCDSRTCGNRLHVAAYRARRKEAAG
- a CDS encoding DsbA family protein, which translates into the protein MSDSSPARPAAPVLDVWCELQCPDCRGALDDLRALRARYGDRLELRLRHFPLEKHKHAFAAAQAAEEAAEQGQAWPYVEAVLGRVQELDRKGEPFLVEVAGELGLDAEEFDTALIDGRHILIVDADQAEGKAIGVTGTPTYVIDGERLDGGQSQEGLRERVEEIVDRLLAEQKA